In the Acropora muricata isolate sample 2 chromosome 10, ASM3666990v1, whole genome shotgun sequence genome, one interval contains:
- the LOC136930532 gene encoding uncharacterized protein: protein MYVLNVFAVFQPSSLYVEYNTPSASGVIKDLAQTSSTVTFAEKLEERTSDSGERASSQSSQSSGSIPEQEISIWLDEREEQKQKRITLNSAFNTLSDGRVSPLQSTLNTEWDDVSGTQQKYYLRKAKELIQSTLTLISPGQEDQIWRSLRQEPHLVQSEDSTKPKQFDIESDLMDALVKAHNEAQSWQTKRQILSLFANDFSRAELQRTLPGLTKWQIDQARDHATKSGRGQPIPERQIFRTRIDNDKIDHFLDFVSRPEYLQDVAFGTKTMKLDSGERITIPAAVRTLIPTRIIEQYLAYCKQQQFQPAGERSLYRMLDVCSASTQKSLQGLDNVTAEGTEAIDSLADVVRALGDNGVDRFWQKLIENQLKEAKRYLKTDFKTHIEREAQCADHCSVHALSDPKKVEYQSQCLHTHKIDCDRCGEIDYCLQGLEAKIQSTEMDEEQRSRLNFDFNQCATAIRLWKAHLLRTVVQEEAKQDAMKNLDGECCLVVVDWAMKFLPIKYRESMSEFFGKRGLSWHVSAVVTKNEAKYHVECYVHIFNSCTQNNYSVASILDHLFKTIKSEYPTISKAYLRSDNAGCYHNGPLILYLADLVTRTGITLLRYDFSDPQAGKDICDRKTAPMKAHIRRYVNEKHDVNSAEDMKTAIESHGGLKGCRVAVVELDSSKDLPEDNKIPGISLLYNFRYEEDGLRTWKAYDVGTGLLLPYRNFVRGQSIEGLKEIMPFSPRNRELGTVQTSSTARSDHHIFGCNEPACVLTFNTEEEAQHHMDTGRHTYELESLSVYDRTRMKWAERVTGISSGMLERPTTTSVASAEEVAADQMSAHRAPKMGWALKVAREKKRFESNVRYFLIEKFEDGEKSGNKADPMSVSREMKTKRDGNGRLLFQPNEWKTAQQIKSFFSRYSAKVRQMRAGGLEPRRDFNVGMDEDNEDIGALEQEINRLDLRNAIDSEIARPEHPIIVNEVNICQLASEGNLHGLKLVKLKSLCQTLDLKIEGSAARKKSYIDPLLPLKLVINLSFNDDTNLEVTQAIERGVQATSAFKEADPILLERAIKTYYKTLKAKHKRVLTRVRREELPQKLKSRLGALRQSVYSEEKKRKLEEVLSIDYMSPEESVYESNSDEDHEGQGRMTKLVVKRFEWRSDELSRELKSLDRKANRVRSERGKRMMVKREEGGFVANSHHCYPKSAPAWTLSADLRG, encoded by the exons ATGTATGTACTGAACGTGTTTGCTGTCTTT CAACCATCAAGTCTATATGTTGAGTACAATACTCCTTCTGCAAGTGGTGTTATCAAGGATTTGGCTCAAACATCGAGTACAGTTACTTTTGCAGAAAAG TTAGAAGAAAGAACTAGTGATAGCGGTGAAAGAGCATCCTCTCAATCGTCTCAAAGTTCAGGCAGCATACCAGAACAAGAGATCAGCATTTGGCTGGACGAAAGAGAAGAGCAAAAGCAGAAAAGAATAACTTTGAATAGCGCTTTTAATACTCTGTCAGATGGTCGAGTTAGTCCTCTTCAGTCCACTCTGAATACCGAATGGGATGACGTCTCAGGAACTCAGCAAAAGTACTATTTGAGAAAAGCCAAAGAACTCATCCAATCGACTCTAACTCTCATCAGTCCCGGCCAGGAAGATCAAATATGGAGGTCTCTACGACAAGAACCCCACTTAGTGCAAAGTGAAGACTCTACAAAGCCAAAGCAATTCGACATTGAGTCAGATCTAATGGACGCCTTAGTCAAAGCCCACAATGAAGCTCAGTCATGGCAGACAAAAAGACaaattctttctctttttgccAATGACTTCAGCCGAGCTGAACTTCAAAGAACTTTACCAGGGCTTACTAAGTGGCAAATTGATCAAGCTAGAGACCATGCGACCAAGTCAGGCCGAGGGCAGCCTATACCTGAAAGGCAGATTTTCAGAACGCGGATCGACAATGACAAGATAGATCATTTTTTAGACTTTGTTTCTCGACCAGAATATCTACAAGATGTTGCCTTTGGTACAAAAACTATGAAGTTGGACTCTGGTGAACGCATAACAATTCCAGCTGCTGTACGAACTCTCATACCTACCAGAATCATCGAGCAGTACTTAGCTTATTGCAAACAGCAACAATTCCAACCAGCAGGGGAACGCTCACTTTACCGAATGCTTGATGTCTGCAGCGCATCTACGCAAAAATCCCTTCAAGGCCTAGATAATGTTACAGCAGAGGGAACTGAAGCCATTGACAGTCTGGCAGATGTTGTTCGAGCACTAGGAGATAACGGTGTAGACAGATTCtggcaaaaattaattgaaaaccaACTTAAAGAAGCCAAGCGGTATTTGAAAACAGATTTCAAAACCCACATTGAACGTGAAGCACAGTGTGCAGACCATTGTTCTGTTCACGCTCTTAGTGACCCAAAGAAAGTAGAGTACCAGAGTCAATGCTTACACACTCATAAAATTGATTGTGACCGTTGTGGTGAAATCGACTATTGCTTGCAAGGCCTTGAGGCGAAAATTCAAAGCACTGAGATGGATGAAGAACAGCGAAGCAGACTCAACTTTGATTTTAACCAATGTGCTACAGCAATTCGCTTGTGGAAAGCTCACCTGTTGAGAACTGTGGTACAGGAAGAAGCGAAGCAGGACGCAATGAAAAACCTCGATGGAGAATGTTGCTTGGTAGTAGTTGACTGGGCCATGAAGTTTCTCCCCATAAAATACAGAGAGAGCATGTCCGAATTCTTTGGAAAACGTGGCTTGAGCTGGCATGTGAGCGCTGTAGTCACAAAGAATGAAGCGAAATATCATGTGGAGTGCTATGTACATATTTTTAATTCATGTACGCAGAACAATTATTCAGTGGCGTCAATTCTCGACCATCTATTCAAGACAATCAAGTCAGAGTATCCAACAATCAGTAAAGCCTACCTAAGATCAGACAACGCTGGATGCTATCACAACGGCCCACTAATTCTTTACCTTGCCGATTTAGTTACACGCACTGGTATCACACTTCTTAGGTATGATTTTTCAGACCCTCAAGCAGGAAAAGATATCTGTGATCGAAAAACTGCACCCATGAAAGCTCACATTAGGCGCTATGTCAATGAGAAACATGATGTCAACTCAGCTGAGGACATGAAAACAGCAATCGAATCACATGGTGGTCTAAAAGGATGTCGTGTCGCTGTGGTCGAACTTGACAGTTCGAAGGATCTGCCTGAAGACAACAAGATACCTGGTATTAGCCTTCTTTATAATTTCCGTTATGAAGAGGATGGTTTACGTACGTGGAAAGCCTACGATGTTGGGACAGGACTGCTGCTACCATACAGAAATTTTGTTCGCGGTCAGAGTATTGAGGGTCTGAAAGAAATCATGCCATTCTCTCCGCGTAACAGAGAACTTGGAACAGTGCAGACTTCCAGTACCGCTAGATCTGACCATCATATTTTTGGCTGTAACGAACCAGCATGTGTCCTCACCTTCAACACAGAAGAAGAAGCGCAACACCACATGGACACAGGTAGACATACCTATGAGCTTGAGTCACTTTCTGTATATGACAGGACAAGGATGAAATGGGCCGAGAGAGTAACAGGGATAAGCAGCGGGATGTTAGAGAGACCAACAACTACCAGTGTTGCTAGTGCCGAGGAGGTGGCTGCTGATCAGATGTCTGCACATCGCGCCCCAAAAATGGGATGGGCCTTAAAAGTTgcaagagaaaaaaagcgatttGAATCTAATGTGAGATAttttttgattgaaaaatttGAGGACGGTGAAAAAAGCGGCAACAAAGCAGATCCAATGTCAGTCTCTAGAGAAATGAAGACTAAACGAGATGGGAATGGGCGACTTCTCTTTCAACCAAACGAATGGAAAACTGCGCAGCAAATCAAGAGTTTTTTTTCAAGATATAGTGCGAAAGTTAGACAGATGAGAGCTGGAGGTCTTGAACCAAGACGCGACTTCAATGTGGGCATGGATGAGGACAATGAGGATATTGGAGCCTTAGAGCAAGAGATTAACCGTTTAGACCTGCGCAATGCCATTGATAGTGAGATAGCGAGGCCCGAGCATCCAATTATAGTGAACGAGGTCAACATATGCCAACTAGCAAGTGAAGGCAACCTCCATGGTCTCAAGCTCGTCAAGTTAAAATCGTTATGCCAAACTCTTGACTTGAAAATCGAAGGGAGTGCTGCTAGAAAAAAGTCTTATATTGATCCTTTATTG CCCCTTAAACTTGTGATAAATTTGAG TTTTAATGATGACACTAATCTTGAGGTCACTCAAGCAATAGAGAGAGGTGTCCAGGCTACATCAGCTTTCAAAGAGGCTGATCCTATTTTATTAGAAC GTGCCATTAAAACCTACTATAAGACCCTCAAGGCCAAGCATAAACGAGTTTTAACTCGTGTGAGGAGGGAAGAGCTGCCCCAA AAACTCAAGTCTCGTCTAGGAGCACTGAGGCAGTCAGTgtactctgaagaaaaaaaaaggaaactggaGGAAGTTCTTTCAATTGACTACATGTCACCGGAAGAGAGTGTGTACGAGTCAAATTCAGACGAAGATCATGAGGGACAAGGAAGAATGACAAAATTAGTTGTGAAACGATTTGAATGGCGATCCGATGAATTGTCAAGGGAACTGAAAAGTCTAGACAGAAAAGCGAACAGAGTGAGAAGTGAGCGGGGTAAGAGGATGATGGTCAAGCGGGAGGAAGGAGGTTTTGTGGCAAACAGCCACCATTGCTATCCGAAGTCTGCACCAGCTTGGACCTTAAGTGCTGATTTGCGAGGTTAA
- the LOC136930534 gene encoding uncharacterized protein, translating into MDGESVAVPFCSSPSLEENVHEENLHHADGVEDVVHVSHLWNRVPESARQEMEQGLVSPQEMEKLHSIQPNSSTTSRRNPYMYDPLKSKVNIASFGVREIQKRISLSGCSRTVDIQMQALKKAMESIPDGRWWIKADACDVRKGLRESMRGIWAGDEDLGDGSLQVLFDGYKARCTFVKSIGSAGRSGLVQADVRRLLLELENDLEFLAAGAQDANEAYNKAHQGGKASESKLMEQAWSSVGFEELVKKVHGFQMELKDVGHEGGVAAAGINLFELKSSMLCYLKDLFSKKRIAATHLLVFMIADERRNCKPYAIPVRFLPYRSLTDAKLRELEVQLEEVMRTTGMTVVGMCQCKHFVNLRYQFLLFLIYRVMLY; encoded by the exons ATGGATGGTGAATCTGTTGCTGTACCTTTCTGTTCATCACCTTCACTCGAAGAAAACGTCCATGAAGAAAACTTACATCACGCAGATGGTGTTGAAGATGTGGTCCACGTGTCCCACTTGTGGAATCGTGTTCCTGAAAGTGCCAGGCAGGAGATGGAACAGGGACTGGTGTCTCCACAGGAAATGGAGAAGCTGCATTCCATTCAGCCAAACTCATCCACAACTTCTAGACGCAACCCATACATGTATGATCCCCTTAAG AGTAAGGTTAACATTGCAAGCTTTGGTGTCAGAGAAATTCAAAAGCGAATCTCTTTGTCTGGATGTTCACGGACAGTTGATATTCAG atgCAGGCACTTAAAAAGGCTATGGAGAGCATTCCAGATGGCAGATGGTGGATCAAGGCTGATGCCTGTGATGTCAGAAAAGGTCTGAGAGAGAGTATGCGAGGTATTTGGGCTGGTGATGAAGATCTTGGTGATGGCTCACTGCAAGTTTTGTTTGATGGTTATAAGGCAAGATGCACATTTGTGAAGAGTATTGGTTCTGCAGGAAGGTCTGGCTTGGTGCAGGCAGATGTTCGGAGGCTATTGTTGGAATTAGAAAATGATTTGGAGTTTCTAGCAGCAGGTGCCCAAGATGCTAATGAAGCCTATAACAAGGCCCACCAGGGTGGTAAGGCATCAGAGTCAAAATTGATGGAGCAGGCATGGAGCAGTGTGGGGTTCGAGGAGCTTGTGAAAAAAGTTCATGGCTTTCAAATGGAGCTGAAAGATGTTGGACATGAAGGTGGTGTTGCTGCTGCTGGGATTAATTTGTTTGAGTTGAAATCGAGCATGCTTTGCTACTTGAAAGATCTCTTCTCTAAGAAGCGCATTGCTGCAACCCATCTTCTTGTGTTCATGATAGCAGATGAGCGTCGAAACTGCAAGCCATATGCCATTCCTGTGCGTTTCCTTCCGTACAGATCACTTACTGATGCAAAACTAAGGGAATTGGAGGTCCAGCTGGAGGAAGTCATGAGAACTACCGGAATGACTGTCGTTGGAATGTGTCAGTGCAAACATTTTGTTAATTTAAGATATCAATTCCTTTTATTTTTGATATACAGAGTAATGCTCTattga